A single region of the Anguilla rostrata isolate EN2019 chromosome 11, ASM1855537v3, whole genome shotgun sequence genome encodes:
- the rassf11 gene encoding ras association domain-containing protein 8, producing the protein MELKVSVGGVQRIVCGVTDKTTCQEVVIALAQALGRTGRYMLKEKFKEFERNVSPDERLLESLGKYGQHCREVQLTLLCTGPSQGGGEAAGGAPRWGSQQVCAPLRRWDVGGRGGRRGSGAGGGGAGGGSRRQSLPPLSQAAEERKPKRKSLTLVEEAFGWLESLSRSGKTRRGREKEAGKEPEKKRKGRTPSSDSSPAASRDCWSPGGVCGMGCQQRPAVTARQPRTSFLEDRDDGGGGEQDRDGNGNRREEASKDGDARRCQELDALKVKADRKPGAQPVWKASVSPPLPPLPPPALRMEEEEETLRALLAHQRARLHELQLQLDSTDAQIRELEEARAAQEADGEPAEEESEEEELAFWENELRAEEGYERDLQEQFLEMKQKAAECKAKLEEYRGRLQGRDLTRGHRAVPEAELPAEPKPAVPSWTKPHAGTLRQDADRQQAGPSAPTRAEGEKTPPSSPTEASSCPRARVSPRQTADPQGAGAGQLREWWARLSDAQNQSGTRPASPVLHRSEITIHLSSTRV; encoded by the exons ATGGAACTGAAGGTGTCAGTGGGTGGCGTTCAGCGGATTGTCTGTGGTGTCACAGACAAAACCACATGCCAGGAAGTGGTCATCGCTTTGGCCCAAGCATTGG GTCGCACGGGCCGCTACATGCTGAAGGAGAAGTTCAAGGAGTTTGAGCGCAACGTGTCGCCGGACGAGCGACTGCTGGAGTCCCTGGGGAAGTACGGCCAGCACTGCAGGGAGGTGCAGCTCACGCTGCTGTGCACCGGCCCGTcccaggggggcggggaggcagCGGGGGGCGCGCCGAGGTGGGGCAGCCAGCAGGTCTGCGCCCCGCTGAGACGGTGGGACGTCGGGGGCCGGGGAGGACGGCGGGGAAGCGGcgccggcgggggcggggccgggggcgggtcCCGTCGGCAGAGCCTGCCCCCGCTGTCCCAGGCCGCCGAGGAGAGGAAGCCCAAACGGAAGTCCCTGACGCTGGTGGAGGAGGCGTTCGGCTGGCTGGAGAGCCTGAGCAGGAGCGGGAAGACGCGCCGGGGGCGGGAGAAGGAGGCGGGCAAGGAGCccgaaaaaaagagaaagggccGGACGCCGTCCTCCGACAGCTCTCCCGCCGCGTCCCGGGACTGCTGGTCCCCTGGCGGGGTGTGTGGCATGGGGTGCCAGCAGAGACCGGCGGTCACCGCGCGCCAGCCGAGGACCAGCTTCCTGGAGGACCGCGacgacggaggaggaggagagcaggaccGGGACGGCAACGGCAATCGCAGGGAGGAGGCGAGCAAAGATGGCGACGCGAGGAGGTGCCAGGAACTCGACGCGCTCAAGGTCAAGGCTGACAGGAAGCCGGGAGCGCAGCCTGTGTGGAAAGCCAGcgtttctcctcctcttcctcctcttcctcctcccgctctcagaatggaggaggaggaggagacgctGCGGGCGCTGCTGGCCCACCAGCGGGCCCGTCTGCacgagctgcagctgcagctggactCCACGGACGCGCAGATccgggagctggaggaggcgcgGGCGGCGCAGGAGGCCGACGGAGAACCCGCGGAGGAGGAgtcggaggaagaggagctggcCTTCTGGGAGAACGAGCTGAGGGCGGAGGAAGGCTACGAGCGGGACCTGCAGGAGCAGTTCCTGGAGATGAAGCAGAAGGCCGCCGAGTGCAAGGCCAAGCTGGAGGAGTACAGGGGCCGGCTGCAGGGGCGGGACCTCACCCGCGGCCACAGGGCCGTCCCGGAGGCGGAGCTCCCGGCCGAACCGAAACCCGCCGTCCCGAGCTGGACGAAGCCGCACGCCGGCACCCTCCGGCAGGACGCGGACCGCCAGCAGGCCGGACCCTCGGCACCGACCCGGGCGGAAGGCGAGAAGACGCCGCCGTCGTCCCCCACCGAGGCCTCCAGTTGCCCCCGCGCTCGGGTCTCCCCGCGCCAGACCGCGGACCCTCagggcgcgggggcggggcagctcCGGGAGTGGTGGGCGCGCCTGTCCGACGCCCAAAATCAGTCCGGGACCAGGCCCGCTTCGCCGGTCCTCCACCGCTCCGAGATCACCATACATCTGAGCAGCACGAGAGTCTGA